A genomic region of Runella rosea contains the following coding sequences:
- a CDS encoding glycoside hydrolase family 16 protein — translation MTRQFRILLYLWFIVSVSVHAQKKREYFGWGLVWADEFNVDGAPDKNNWTFEKGFVRNHELQWYQPENAYCKKGKLIIEARRENRPNPNYDPNSQDWKKSRKEIEYTASSLKTQGLHSWKYGRIEMRARIDTRAGLWPAFWTLGVEGEWPRNGEIDIMEFYRGMLLANIAWGSETRFKGVWQDLKKPIETFEDRRWGKKFHVWRMDWDEKAIRLYVDNELLNFVELSQTVNRDGSGKNPFKQPHYLLLNLAIGGDNGGDPSSTKFPSKYEIDYVRVYQR, via the coding sequence ATGACGCGTCAATTTCGCATCCTTCTTTACTTATGGTTCATTGTTTCGGTATCTGTACACGCCCAAAAAAAACGTGAATATTTTGGTTGGGGCCTTGTTTGGGCCGATGAATTTAACGTTGACGGTGCGCCTGATAAAAACAACTGGACATTTGAAAAAGGGTTTGTACGTAACCACGAATTGCAGTGGTATCAGCCCGAAAATGCCTATTGCAAAAAAGGCAAACTCATCATCGAAGCGCGCCGCGAAAACCGTCCGAATCCAAACTATGACCCCAACAGTCAGGACTGGAAAAAAAGCCGAAAAGAAATCGAATACACCGCGTCGAGCCTTAAAACGCAGGGGTTGCACAGTTGGAAATACGGGCGCATCGAAATGCGTGCTCGCATCGACACCCGCGCTGGACTCTGGCCCGCCTTCTGGACGCTGGGCGTAGAAGGTGAATGGCCGCGCAACGGCGAAATTGATATTATGGAATTCTACCGGGGAATGTTGTTAGCCAACATCGCTTGGGGTAGCGAAACGCGTTTTAAGGGCGTTTGGCAAGACCTCAAGAAACCCATCGAAACCTTTGAAGACCGCCGTTGGGGCAAAAAATTTCACGTGTGGCGCATGGATTGGGACGAAAAAGCCATTCGTTTGTACGTAGACAACGAACTGCTCAATTTTGTGGAACTTTCCCAAACCGTTAACCGGGATGGCTCAGGCAAAAATCCTTTCAAGCAACCCCACTATCTACTGCTCAACCTCGCCATCGGCGGCGATAATGGCGGCGACCCTTCGAGTACAAAATTCCCCTCAAAGTATGAGATTGATTATGTGCGGGTGTATCAGCGGTAA
- a CDS encoding Uma2 family endonuclease has product MGLPQTEKKYYSVEEYFELDNKGEIRHEFYEGEVFAMAGTTKNHNLITDNIRDFFKAVFRPKGCDVFSESVKLEVIKNTYYPYPDVVVSCDDRDKEDEYIVAHPSILVEVLSRSTAEYDKDFKLKKYKKIPSLQYYLIVSQYECSVELYSRTQHPDVWLYQTYEEMTEIISFERLHFTMPVSAIYEAVSFVPPIEPLRRYLGE; this is encoded by the coding sequence ATGGGACTGCCACAAACCGAAAAAAAATACTACAGCGTTGAAGAGTATTTTGAATTGGATAATAAGGGTGAAATCCGACATGAATTTTATGAAGGAGAAGTGTTTGCCATGGCAGGCACCACAAAAAACCATAACCTGATTACTGATAATATTAGAGACTTTTTTAAAGCCGTTTTTCGCCCCAAAGGATGTGATGTATTTAGTGAAAGCGTTAAATTAGAGGTGATTAAAAACACTTATTATCCTTATCCAGATGTAGTCGTAAGTTGTGATGATCGTGACAAAGAAGATGAATACATAGTGGCTCACCCTTCGATTCTGGTGGAAGTTCTTTCCAGAAGTACGGCTGAATACGATAAAGATTTTAAACTAAAAAAGTATAAAAAAATCCCTTCATTGCAGTACTATCTTATTGTTTCTCAGTATGAATGCAGCGTTGAGTTATATAGTCGTACCCAACATCCAGATGTTTGGCTTTACCAAACCTATGAAGAGATGACTGAGATTATTTCTTTCGAACGCTTGCATTTTACGATGCCCGTATCTGCTATTTATGAGGCAGTTTCTTTCGTGCCTCCCATCGAACCGTTAAGGCGCTATTTGGGCGAATAA
- a CDS encoding alginate lyase family protein: MLFFFNLLVNMGPRYVWFRLRYELRRRTGLLKAQFPVNLPLKEFTNLPQWKELQGRFFFESREELLASVSDGSKPSDALKQQIAEYQKGNILFFSATYYSVTDWLANPTNGYRYDATKHWTQIPDFSPTAGDIKYVWEKSRFAFLYPLIRYDFSAKEDLSEMVFGEIDSWITTNPINCGPNWQCSQEISLRVLNWTFALHYYKNSSALTEERFQRMMHVIYWQMRHVEANIDFSRIAVRNNHAITETLTLYLVGLLYPFFTESKRWKTLGKQWFEEEIAYQIYKDGTFLQFSMNYHRVVIQLLTWGIRLAELNGERFDNVVYERAQKSLDFLRACQDEKSGWLPNYGNNDGALFFPLNTAHFRDYRPQLNALASVLKIEEGSFEDSFWYGLTADFNTKQGFSNGHNRQSSIDNRQFNAGGYYTLHDGDSLTFIRCGAYKDRPFQADNLHLDLWVNGQNLLRDAGSYLYNTDEKWTKYFAGTASHNTVMLGEYGQMLKGPRFVWYHWVKKASGAWQNQAGDPSCQIFEGYIQAFGHVGKNIIHRRRLTKYTGEYRWLVEDWLENAPESAPMHQIWHPSEDFFEGFSLKAVDQNNQELMAQETQGWYSELYGKKVPVKRLVFSTSMRYIKTEIFAVPLLPV; this comes from the coding sequence ATGTTGTTTTTTTTCAACTTACTGGTCAACATGGGGCCGCGCTATGTGTGGTTTCGTTTACGCTACGAATTGCGCCGTAGGACGGGTCTGTTGAAAGCCCAATTTCCTGTTAATCTTCCCTTAAAAGAGTTTACTAATCTCCCTCAATGGAAAGAACTTCAAGGAAGGTTTTTCTTCGAAAGTCGGGAAGAACTTCTTGCGAGCGTGTCTGACGGTTCCAAGCCATCAGACGCTTTAAAGCAACAAATAGCGGAATATCAGAAGGGAAACATCCTTTTTTTTAGCGCAACCTACTATTCGGTCACTGATTGGCTGGCCAACCCAACCAACGGTTATCGCTACGATGCCACCAAACATTGGACCCAAATTCCTGACTTTTCACCCACGGCGGGCGATATAAAATACGTTTGGGAAAAATCCCGTTTTGCCTTTTTATATCCCCTGATTCGGTACGATTTCTCTGCTAAGGAAGATTTATCGGAAATGGTTTTTGGCGAAATAGACAGTTGGATAACGACCAACCCAATCAATTGCGGTCCCAATTGGCAGTGCAGTCAGGAAATCTCGTTGCGGGTGTTGAATTGGACATTTGCTTTACATTATTACAAAAATTCTTCTGCCCTGACCGAAGAGCGGTTTCAGCGAATGATGCACGTCATCTATTGGCAAATGCGCCATGTTGAGGCAAATATTGATTTTTCGCGGATTGCCGTTCGCAACAACCACGCCATTACCGAAACCCTCACGTTGTATTTAGTCGGGCTTTTGTATCCTTTCTTCACTGAATCAAAACGCTGGAAAACCCTTGGTAAACAATGGTTTGAAGAAGAAATAGCCTATCAGATTTATAAAGATGGGACTTTCTTACAGTTTTCGATGAATTATCATCGGGTGGTGATTCAACTGCTCACGTGGGGAATTCGTCTAGCCGAACTCAACGGAGAACGCTTTGATAACGTGGTGTACGAACGTGCTCAAAAATCATTGGACTTTTTGCGGGCCTGTCAGGATGAAAAATCAGGGTGGTTACCCAATTACGGCAACAACGACGGCGCTTTATTTTTTCCGCTTAATACGGCTCATTTTCGCGATTATCGCCCCCAATTGAATGCCTTGGCTTCGGTTCTGAAAATAGAAGAAGGTAGTTTTGAAGATAGCTTTTGGTACGGGTTGACTGCTGATTTTAATACAAAACAGGGATTTTCTAACGGACATAATCGACAGTCGTCAATCGACAATCGTCAATTTAATGCTGGAGGTTACTACACCCTGCATGATGGCGATTCGCTGACCTTTATTCGTTGCGGAGCTTACAAAGACCGCCCGTTTCAGGCCGATAATTTACATTTAGACCTTTGGGTAAACGGTCAAAATCTGCTGCGCGATGCGGGTTCTTATCTTTACAATACGGATGAAAAGTGGACTAAATATTTTGCAGGTACTGCTTCGCACAACACGGTGATGCTTGGCGAATACGGCCAAATGCTGAAAGGGCCGCGTTTTGTGTGGTATCATTGGGTAAAGAAGGCAAGTGGCGCATGGCAGAATCAAGCAGGCGACCCTTCATGCCAAATCTTTGAGGGGTATATTCAGGCTTTTGGTCATGTGGGAAAAAACATCATTCACCGCCGTCGACTGACAAAATACACAGGAGAATACCGCTGGCTGGTGGAAGATTGGCTCGAAAATGCCCCCGAAAGTGCACCAATGCACCAAATTTGGCATCCTTCTGAGGATTTTTTTGAAGGATTTTCGCTCAAAGCCGTTGACCAAAATAACCAAGAATTGATGGCTCAAGAGACGCAGGGATGGTACTCAGAATTGTACGGAAAGAAAGTGCCAGTCAAAAGGCTTGTCTTTTCAACTTCAATGCGTTATATCAAAACCGAAATATTTGCCGTACCTTTGCTGCCTGTTTAG
- a CDS encoding DUF5606 family protein has protein sequence MELLKEIANFSGKSGLYRILKPGRGGVIVESLDDKREKSMIGASARVSVLKDISIFMQDEEKATPLGDVFASIHEKYQDTKLDAKGLSDYQLVDFMSEVLPGYDTEKVYLSDIRKIINWYNILTAYAPEVFEKSSEEQPTEESSEQPAEETK, from the coding sequence ATGGAATTGTTGAAAGAAATTGCCAATTTTTCGGGTAAAAGTGGGTTGTACCGTATTTTGAAACCCGGTCGTGGGGGTGTAATTGTTGAAAGTTTGGACGACAAGCGCGAAAAATCAATGATTGGTGCTTCGGCGCGGGTGTCAGTCTTGAAAGATATCTCCATCTTCATGCAGGATGAGGAAAAAGCTACTCCACTGGGTGATGTCTTTGCGAGCATTCATGAAAAATACCAAGATACCAAGCTCGACGCAAAAGGATTGTCGGATTATCAATTGGTGGATTTTATGTCGGAAGTTTTGCCTGGATATGATACTGAAAAAGTATACCTTTCTGATATTCGTAAAATTATCAATTGGTATAATATCTTGACGGCTTACGCCCCAGAAGTATTTGAAAAATCATCGGAAGAACAACCGACCGAAGAAAGCAGCGAACAGCCTGCCGAAGAAACTAAGTAG
- a CDS encoding transaldolase family protein: MELYLDSADLKEIENAFQLGFLAGLTTTPTFMHREGVTDLDAMIVKLSKIVPVLQIEALGDTAEDILKDAERQLALGLDPAKTVFKIPVSLEGVRACKLLRDRGMMVNVHLVYTIQQAYMAMAAGASYICVLAGRMQDQGYDAIKLIGECVEMVNFYGSDAKVMFSSVRNAEHVRNALDLGCHTITVPWKIMKVLTENSFTALGTQQFVEHTRLITVTVGEATNGVNPTVSTDTTLADAIVKMTEYGFGCVTVVNADGSVKGVFTDGDLRRYLSSEGRDVLGKKIGDFEYKMPVSIEADALLDAASALFKKTSVDTILVTEGGKAVGMLDIQDLK; the protein is encoded by the coding sequence ATGGAATTATACCTTGATTCAGCCGACCTTAAAGAAATCGAAAACGCGTTTCAATTAGGTTTTTTAGCGGGTCTCACCACTACACCCACATTCATGCACCGCGAAGGAGTCACTGACCTTGATGCCATGATTGTGAAACTCTCTAAGATTGTTCCTGTTTTACAAATTGAAGCCCTTGGCGATACCGCCGAAGATATTCTGAAAGATGCAGAACGTCAATTGGCACTGGGTCTTGACCCTGCCAAAACCGTTTTTAAGATTCCCGTTTCGCTGGAAGGTGTTCGGGCTTGTAAGTTGTTGCGCGACCGTGGCATGATGGTCAACGTACACCTTGTTTACACCATCCAACAGGCGTATATGGCCATGGCGGCGGGTGCAAGCTATATTTGCGTGTTGGCAGGTCGGATGCAGGACCAAGGCTACGATGCCATCAAATTGATTGGCGAATGTGTAGAAATGGTTAATTTTTACGGTTCAGACGCCAAGGTAATGTTCTCTTCGGTGCGCAATGCCGAGCACGTACGCAACGCGCTCGATTTGGGTTGCCACACCATTACGGTACCTTGGAAAATCATGAAGGTCTTGACCGAAAACAGCTTTACGGCTTTAGGTACGCAGCAGTTTGTGGAGCATACACGCCTTATCACTGTTACTGTAGGCGAAGCCACCAACGGCGTTAATCCGACGGTTTCAACCGATACAACCTTGGCCGATGCCATCGTTAAAATGACTGAATATGGTTTTGGTTGTGTAACGGTAGTGAATGCCGACGGAAGTGTAAAAGGCGTATTTACCGACGGTGACCTTCGTCGTTATCTTTCTTCGGAAGGCCGCGATGTATTGGGCAAAAAAATCGGCGATTTTGAATACAAAATGCCCGTTTCTATCGAAGCGGATGCTTTGTTGGATGCGGCCTCAGCCTTGTTCAAAAAGACGAGCGTTGATACTATTTTGGTAACTGAGGGCGGCAAGGCCGTCGGAATGTTAGATATTCAGGATTTGAAATAA
- a CDS encoding 7-carboxy-7-deazaguanine synthase QueE, with translation MNEVLPLMEAFYTLQGEGYHNGKAAYFIRLGGCDVGCVWCDVKESWDVEAHPKVSIKDMVEEALKHPARMAVVTGGEPLMHNLEPLTEALQAAGFHTNIETSGAHPMSGRWDWVCFSPKKFKAPHPSVYAQAHELKVIVYNKTDFEFAEQHAALVNKECVLLLQPEWSRVQEMTPLIVEYVKQHPQWRVSLQTHKYMDIP, from the coding sequence ATGAACGAAGTACTCCCTTTAATGGAAGCCTTTTATACCCTTCAGGGAGAAGGCTATCACAACGGCAAGGCGGCTTATTTTATTCGCCTTGGTGGCTGTGACGTGGGTTGTGTGTGGTGCGATGTAAAGGAATCATGGGATGTAGAAGCGCACCCCAAAGTAAGTATCAAAGATATGGTAGAAGAAGCGCTGAAGCATCCGGCACGCATGGCGGTTGTAACGGGTGGTGAGCCATTAATGCACAATTTGGAGCCACTCACCGAAGCGTTGCAGGCGGCTGGTTTTCATACCAACATCGAAACCTCCGGCGCTCATCCTATGTCGGGGCGTTGGGATTGGGTCTGTTTTTCTCCCAAAAAATTTAAAGCACCTCATCCGAGCGTGTATGCACAGGCCCATGAACTGAAAGTCATTGTGTATAACAAAACAGATTTTGAATTTGCCGAACAACATGCTGCCTTGGTCAACAAAGAATGTGTCTTATTGCTTCAACCCGAATGGAGCCGGGTGCAAGAAATGACGCCTCTCATCGTTGAGTATGTAAAACAGCATCCGCAATGGCGCGTTTCGTTACAGACTCACAAATACATGGACATTCCATAG
- a CDS encoding plastocyanin/azurin family copper-binding protein, whose translation MRLFLIVFGLFIATKSFSQSDTTITLQAITGLQYDLVRIAVKPLQKVTIILKNEDDMAHNLVFTKPDKRLSVVEAAIKMGDKGQAANYVPESEDVLAASKILIPNTTQTFTFTAPSTEGAYPYVCTYPGHGYVMYGALYVTTKPLPPLATDPNIPPSRQNTEIIVSSPHPFALEYPLLYRTFMPDCSPAAIAVALTSTHSYCFDAGKCYLRYAWAGGFVDNTAHWKGNGNAFAKIQGNIYFKDNVTYPLRVGKADKLPNVSFKGYTLANRLPTFNYALDGVDVKETLRSLANEEGLTRVFTFVKPTAQTLYFVTKSDDGITYKSSVGKWQNGTLTIPKGTSKVTLTMKRNKPQSPHATAHSH comes from the coding sequence ATGCGTTTATTCTTAATTGTTTTCGGTCTTTTTATTGCTACTAAAAGCTTTTCCCAATCCGATACAACAATTACATTGCAAGCCATAACGGGGCTTCAATATGACTTGGTCCGGATTGCCGTGAAACCTTTACAGAAAGTAACAATCATTCTTAAAAATGAGGATGATATGGCTCATAATCTGGTGTTTACAAAACCAGACAAACGCTTATCGGTGGTTGAAGCAGCCATTAAAATGGGCGATAAAGGACAAGCGGCTAACTACGTACCCGAGTCAGAAGATGTATTGGCGGCGAGCAAAATATTGATTCCCAACACCACCCAAACATTTACGTTTACGGCCCCCAGCACCGAAGGAGCATATCCGTACGTGTGTACTTACCCAGGGCACGGCTATGTCATGTACGGCGCACTCTACGTGACTACCAAGCCGCTACCTCCCTTGGCAACCGACCCCAACATTCCGCCTTCTCGCCAAAACACCGAGATTATCGTTAGTTCTCCGCATCCGTTTGCGCTAGAATACCCGCTTTTATACCGCACGTTTATGCCCGATTGTAGCCCAGCGGCCATTGCAGTGGCGCTGACATCTACGCATTCGTACTGTTTCGACGCGGGCAAATGTTATCTGCGTTATGCATGGGCGGGCGGGTTTGTGGATAACACCGCCCATTGGAAAGGCAACGGCAATGCGTTTGCCAAAATTCAGGGGAATATTTATTTCAAAGATAACGTCACCTATCCACTGCGCGTGGGCAAGGCCGACAAATTGCCCAACGTCAGTTTCAAGGGATACACCTTAGCAAATCGTTTGCCCACATTCAATTATGCGCTTGACGGCGTTGACGTGAAGGAAACATTGAGAAGTCTCGCCAATGAAGAAGGCCTGACCCGCGTCTTTACGTTTGTCAAACCGACCGCTCAAACGTTGTATTTTGTTACCAAGTCCGACGACGGAATCACGTACAAATCGTCAGTAGGAAAATGGCAAAATGGCACGCTGACGATTCCTAAAGGCACCTCAAAAGTGACGTTGACAATGAAACGTAACAAGCCCCAGTCACCACACGCCACCGCCCACAGCCATTGA
- a CDS encoding DUF7133 domain-containing protein, which translates to MKKHSSFSQLVSFFFVAYLLFGSFNDSFAQRDTITNYYETEQIKLPKGLRAETGGMDFMPDGRLVACFHLGEVMTYNPKTKTWKKFAEGLHDPLGVVAVSNSEILVVQRPEMTRLKDTNADGVADLYETITDDFGMSGNYHEFAFGPLKDKDGNLFMALNVASNGAGIRPEIRGQYDSLSREGRMYSCVPYRGWVMKYNVKTKKLEPFASGFRSPNGLGFDAKGRLFVSDNQGDWRGTSPLYHVEKGKFYGHVASLIWQEGFPRVKPLSLPVAQLDSMRTRESIAFPHTEIAHSPTQPLLDNTGGKFGPFAGQLFIGEMDYPRLVRLLMEEVNGQLQGACVAFGDGTGLLKGNNRLVFDKNGDLWVGHNDHGWVGDEGLSRIHWKGKVPLDIMAMNLTAEGFELTFSLPIDPKTASNPELYKFQRYYYKYHQPYGSPKTDVADVAIKEVKVSLDGRKVTFKLAELKAGYVYDLKMGELQTPDGKLLMNRAVFYTLNQLRNK; encoded by the coding sequence ATGAAAAAACATTCTTCATTCTCTCAGCTAGTATCGTTTTTCTTCGTTGCCTACTTGCTTTTTGGCTCATTCAACGATTCTTTTGCACAACGCGATACCATCACAAATTACTACGAAACCGAACAAATCAAACTCCCCAAAGGTCTGCGAGCTGAGACGGGCGGCATGGATTTTATGCCCGATGGGCGCTTGGTAGCGTGTTTTCACTTGGGCGAAGTAATGACCTACAACCCTAAAACAAAAACGTGGAAGAAGTTTGCGGAAGGGCTACATGACCCGTTGGGCGTGGTCGCCGTCAGCAATTCGGAGATTTTGGTTGTCCAACGCCCCGAAATGACCCGTCTCAAAGACACCAATGCCGACGGCGTAGCCGATCTGTACGAAACCATTACCGACGATTTTGGAATGTCGGGCAATTACCACGAATTTGCTTTTGGGCCGTTGAAAGACAAAGACGGCAACCTCTTTATGGCGCTCAATGTAGCTTCCAACGGCGCCGGCATTCGTCCCGAAATACGCGGGCAATACGACTCACTTAGTCGCGAAGGACGGATGTATTCCTGTGTGCCGTATCGCGGTTGGGTTATGAAATACAATGTCAAAACCAAAAAACTGGAGCCTTTTGCCTCGGGGTTCCGTTCACCCAACGGCTTGGGCTTTGACGCTAAAGGCCGATTATTTGTTTCTGATAATCAGGGAGATTGGCGAGGAACCAGCCCGCTGTATCACGTCGAAAAAGGAAAATTCTATGGTCACGTTGCCAGTTTGATTTGGCAAGAAGGTTTTCCGAGGGTAAAGCCTTTGTCGTTGCCAGTGGCGCAACTCGACAGCATGAGAACCCGCGAATCCATTGCATTTCCCCACACCGAAATTGCCCACTCTCCTACCCAACCGCTGCTAGATAATACAGGAGGAAAATTCGGGCCTTTTGCGGGACAATTATTCATCGGAGAAATGGATTATCCGCGATTGGTACGGCTGTTGATGGAAGAGGTAAATGGCCAATTGCAAGGGGCCTGCGTTGCTTTCGGCGACGGAACGGGGCTACTGAAAGGCAATAATCGACTGGTTTTTGATAAAAACGGCGACTTATGGGTGGGGCACAACGACCACGGCTGGGTGGGCGACGAAGGGCTTTCTCGGATTCACTGGAAAGGCAAAGTACCGCTTGATATTATGGCAATGAATTTAACAGCGGAGGGCTTCGAACTTACCTTTTCCTTACCCATAGACCCTAAAACCGCCTCTAATCCAGAACTTTACAAATTTCAACGGTATTACTACAAATACCATCAACCCTACGGTTCACCCAAAACCGACGTAGCCGACGTGGCCATTAAAGAAGTGAAAGTCTCCCTCGACGGCCGTAAGGTGACGTTCAAACTAGCGGAATTGAAAGCGGGTTATGTTTATGACCTAAAGATGGGAGAACTACAAACTCCCGACGGTAAGTTGTTGATGAACAGGGCGGTATTTTATACCTTGAATCAGTTGCGCAATAAATAA
- a CDS encoding OmpA family protein translates to MARFVTDSQIHGHSIAFRPYFRSRTLPFRYFFLLFLIAFTSIAQKRVQKQVQKEFEAANRTLQFNPEQALKEFRQILILDSTFAPAYMRIGQLLERDLTQKGKAINFYEKAVALDSTEIVFKNLYEILGKHYLALGVYSKAVRFFQGYLKFPGTYLPHQKNIQRYLSQCLYAQKILAVNADSTIYSSLPSPINSNDFQSYPVLTADLKTLIFTRFLGDEDLFVSQKEETGWSVPRSLSPIINTDKNEGTCSISADGNTLVFTACHRPDGLGSCDLYISKRIGQTWQLPHNLGPIINSQNWESQPGLSADGRTLYFSSDRPLGVGGKDIWVSQLDTSGEWTSPLNLGKTVNTAFDEISPFIHSNNESLFFASDGREGMGGFDVYLSKLTDIHWSVPVNLGYPLNDFADQQGFYIAPDCKQAFYSYKYKLADKEDGITASSKICYLQLPDTLAALCPRTFVLKGKVLDAEIRKPLKATLTIHNQSISSFPLSVYATNDSTGECVVIFPNRADAFVLVESSGYYPKILRVDSATITENKEMEIALVRLHPDKSEVLKNVLFVPGSAELEAVSSGALDRLVYFLEKNKSVKLIIEGHTDDLGDSKYNEQLSLDRAKKVVHYLIVNGVDSKRLRAEGFGYRKPLIHNKSEEARRLNRRVSWRVIE, encoded by the coding sequence ATGGCGCGTTTCGTTACAGACTCACAAATACATGGACATTCCATAGCGTTTCGCCCGTATTTTAGGAGTAGAACCCTGCCGTTTCGTTACTTCTTTTTACTTTTTCTGATTGCTTTTACATCAATTGCCCAAAAGCGTGTTCAAAAACAGGTTCAGAAAGAATTTGAGGCCGCCAATCGGACGTTGCAGTTTAATCCAGAACAAGCATTAAAAGAATTTCGTCAGATTCTTATTTTAGATAGCACGTTTGCGCCCGCTTATATGCGCATCGGGCAATTGTTAGAACGGGACTTGACGCAAAAAGGCAAGGCAATTAATTTCTATGAGAAAGCGGTAGCATTGGATTCTACCGAAATAGTTTTCAAAAACCTATATGAAATTCTTGGGAAGCATTATTTAGCCCTAGGAGTTTATTCAAAAGCCGTTCGTTTTTTTCAGGGGTATTTAAAATTCCCCGGCACGTACCTTCCCCACCAAAAAAACATACAGCGCTATCTGAGTCAATGTCTTTACGCCCAAAAGATATTGGCTGTCAATGCTGATTCTACCATCTATTCCTCCCTACCTTCGCCGATTAATAGTAACGATTTTCAGAGTTATCCCGTTTTGACGGCCGATTTAAAGACGCTGATTTTTACCCGTTTTCTGGGAGATGAAGATTTGTTTGTCTCTCAAAAAGAAGAAACTGGATGGTCAGTTCCTCGTAGCCTTTCTCCGATAATCAATACTGATAAAAACGAAGGGACTTGTAGTATTTCTGCCGATGGAAATACCCTAGTCTTTACGGCATGTCATCGCCCAGACGGCCTTGGCAGTTGTGATTTATACATTTCTAAAAGAATAGGCCAAACGTGGCAATTACCCCACAACCTTGGGCCGATTATTAATTCCCAAAATTGGGAGTCGCAGCCGGGCCTTTCGGCAGATGGACGTACATTGTATTTTTCGTCAGACCGCCCCTTGGGAGTTGGTGGGAAAGATATCTGGGTTTCACAATTGGACACTTCGGGTGAGTGGACGAGCCCTCTAAATCTTGGGAAAACCGTTAATACAGCGTTTGATGAAATTTCACCTTTTATTCACTCCAACAATGAATCCCTCTTTTTTGCGTCAGATGGTCGAGAAGGTATGGGCGGTTTTGATGTATATCTTTCCAAATTGACCGATATTCATTGGTCTGTTCCCGTTAATTTGGGGTATCCACTGAATGACTTTGCAGACCAACAGGGTTTTTACATAGCACCCGATTGCAAACAGGCGTTTTACTCATACAAATACAAGTTGGCTGATAAAGAGGACGGCATAACGGCAAGCTCTAAGATTTGTTACTTGCAATTGCCAGATACCCTGGCGGCTTTGTGTCCAAGAACGTTTGTTCTGAAAGGAAAAGTATTGGATGCCGAAATACGTAAACCTCTCAAGGCTACGTTAACTATCCATAATCAAAGCATATCATCATTTCCGCTGTCGGTCTACGCAACCAATGACTCTACAGGTGAGTGTGTGGTTATTTTTCCTAATCGGGCAGATGCGTTTGTTTTAGTCGAAAGTAGTGGTTATTACCCCAAAATACTTAGGGTAGATTCGGCTACAATCACTGAAAACAAGGAAATGGAAATAGCATTAGTGCGTCTCCATCCTGATAAAAGTGAGGTATTAAAAAATGTACTGTTTGTGCCAGGAAGCGCTGAATTAGAGGCGGTATCAAGTGGAGCACTGGACCGACTTGTGTATTTTCTGGAAAAAAATAAGTCTGTTAAGTTGATTATAGAGGGGCATACCGACGATTTGGGTGATAGCAAGTATAATGAACAGCTTTCTTTGGATAGGGCGAAAAAAGTGGTTCATTATTTGATAGTGAATGGAGTGGATTCAAAACGTTTACGCGCAGAAGGGTTTGGTTATCGTAAACCCTTGATTCATAATAAATCAGAGGAAGCTCGTCGTCTAAATCGTAGGGTTTCTTGGCGAGTAATTGAATAA